GGCCTGCGCGCGCAGCAGGAGCAGGACGCCTTGCGCAAAAGCGTGGAACAGGACCGCGAGCGTCAGGCTGGGCTGGAAAAGGCCAAGGCTGCGGATTTGCTGCAATTTGTCCAGCAGGTCCAGGCTGGGTTCGATGCCCTGGCAGCAGGCGATCTGACCGTGCGCATGCAGGACAATGTCGCACCGGAATTCGAATCCATCCGCCAGAATTTCAACACCTCGGTGGCAAGCCTTGAAGAAGCGATCGGTGCCGTTGTCCACGCAATCGGCACGATCCGGTCTGGCCTTGGCGAAATTTCCACCGCCTCCAACGATCTGGCCCGGCGCACCGAACAGCAGGCTGCATCGCTGGAAGAAACCATTGCAGCGCTCGGCGATGTGTCACGTGCCATCGACGGCACAGCCGACGGGGCTGGCCGGGCGCAGACGGTCGTTACCGCCACCCGCGACAATGCCGCCAAGGGCGGAGACATTGTCTCTCGCGCCATAGAAGCGATGAACGCTATCCAGGGCTCGTCCGAAAAGATCGGCAATATCATCGGTGTCATCGACGAAATTGCCTTCCAGACCAATCTCCTGGCCCTGAATGCCGGGGTGGAAGCGGCTCGCGCCGGGGAATCCGGCAAGGGTTTTGCCGTGGTGGCGCAGGAAGTGCGCGAACTCGCCCAGCGCTCCGCCAATGCGGCCCGCGAAATCAAGGCGCTGATCTCCACCTCCAGCGCACAGGTTGAAACCGGGGTCCATCTGGTCAGCGCCTCGGGGACCTCGTTGCAACAGATTGTCGACCAGGTCGCCAATATGAGTTCAACAATCACAGACATTGCCAATTCAGCCCGCGAACAGGCCACATCGCTGCGCGAAGTGACGAATGCGGGCGATGTCATGGACAAGGTCACCCAGCAGAATGCCGCCATGGTGGAAGAAACCACCGCCGCAGCCCAGAACCTTGCCCAGGAAACCGAAAACCTCGCTCATATGGTCCGACGCTTCCGCACCAACGGCACCAATTCCGACCAGTCGCCGCGCTACGCCAGGGCGTCGTAAGATTGACATAGGGTATTTGTCCGCAAGGTAAGCAAATAGATGCCGCCGGATGACTCGGCGCCATTTCGCTTTCACGGTTTCGCCAGTGGAATAATTTTTTCACAAAAAAGGTGGGTGCGGCACCAATGCAGGTCCGACCTTAGACTTTCGTTAGAATCTCTATGCAACCTTAGCCTAAATTCGGCAAACCGAGGGGGTTGGTTGCGATGAGTATGCAGGTAAGGACTGTTTCAGGAAAACTTATGCTGGCGGCAGGCGCTGCCATGGCGGCGCTCATCGCCTCCTATACGGCATTTAGCGGCTGGGAAACCAGCAAGCGTGTCAATGATCAGGTGGTGGCACTCGCCTCCGAAAAGGCGGCATCGGTCGCCAATCAGGTGGCCGTGCAGATCACCGATGTCGTCTCCGCCGGAACCAGTGTGGCCGGCAGCCTGTCCGGCCTGATCGAAAACGGCTCACGCAACCGCACCGACGTGATTGCACTGTTGAAGGGCGTACCGACCCATTACAAAACCATGTTCGGCGCCTGGATGACCGAAGTGCCGGAAGCCCCGCAGGAGCTGAAACTGCAAGGCACCGAGGGTAGCAACAAGGTCGGGATTTTCGCCGCTTACTGGACCAAGGATGATAGCGGTAACCTGGAATTTTCCACCTGGGTCACCAAGACCGCCGACCAATGGTACGCAGAACCCTTGTCCACCGGCAAGGGGTTGATTACCCAACCCTATATTTCCACCACGGGTAAGCTTTTAACCTCCGTTTCAACTCCCGTTTTTGTCAAGGGCAAGATCATCGGTCTTGCCGGTGTGGATGTGCAGTTGGGCGATCTTTCTGCCTCGATCAGTGCCATGACCCCGTTTGACGGCGGCCGGGTGATGCTGGTGGCCGATAATGGCAACTGGCTGGTGCATCCCGACAAGGATACGCTGATGAAGTCCTATGGCGACACGGGTGCCACCGATGTCAAGGCCGCCCTTGCCGATGGCAGGATGCGCATCATTCACGGCCTGCCTGACGGTGCGACGCGGTTGGTCTTTCCCTTCACGGCGCCGGGCATGAACAAGACCTGGGCCGCCGTTCTCGATGTTCCCGCCAAAACCTTTTCTGAACCGGTTGTCGCGCAGGTGACATCCACGGCCATCAGCGGGTTGATCCTGCTGGTCATTGCTCTGGTGATGATCTACGGCGTTTCCATCCTCATCGTGCGCCGCCCGCTGGGCGACGTGGTGGCCGCCGTGCGCCGCATGGGCGGTGGCGATTACCAGACGGAAGTGACCGGCAAGACCCGCAGCGACGAATTCGGCATGCTGGCCTCGGCCCTCGACAGCTTCCGTCTTGATCTCGCCAATGGCCGGTCCGTGCAGTCGGAACAGGAAAAGCTCAGGGCCAGCGTCGAGAGCGACCGCGAGCGCCAAACGGCGCTGGAACTGGCCAAGGCGGAAGATCTGCGCCATTTCGTCCAGCAGGTGCAGACCGGCTTCGACGCGCTGGCCGCAGGCGACCTGACCGTGCGAATGAACACCCATGTCGCACCGGAATTCGAGGCGATCCGCCAGAATTTCAACACCTCCGTCGCAGCACTTGAGGACGCGATGGGTTCGGTGGTTTCAACCGTCGGCACGATCCGTTCGGGCCTTGGCGAAATTTCCGCTGCCTCCAACGATCTGGCACGCCGCACCGAACAGCAGGCCGCCTCGCTGGAAGAAACCATTGCTGCACTGGGCGATGTATCGCGTGGCGTCAACGGCACCGCCGAAGGCGCGGGCCGCGCGCAACATGCCGTTACCGCCGCCCGCGACAATGCCGCCAAGGGCGGCGATATCGTCGCCCGGGCCGTGGAAGCGATGACGGCCATCCAGGGCTCATCGGAAAAGATCGGCAACATTATCGGCGTCATCGATGAGATCGCCTTCCAGACCAATCTCCTGGCCCTGAATGCCGGTGTGGAAGCCGCCCGCGCTGGTGAAGCCGGTAAGGGCTTTGCGGTGGTTGCGCAGGAAGTACGCGAACTCGCCCAGCGTTCGGCCAATGCCGCCAAGGAGATCAAGGCACTGATTTCCACCTCCAGCGCGCAAGTCGAGACCGGCGTCGGCCTCGTCACCGCATCCGGTGCCTCGCTGAAGGAAATCGTCGAGCAGGTGGTCGAGATGAGCACCACCATTACCGACATCGCCAACGCTGCCCGCGAACAGGCGACCTCGCTGCGCGAAGTCACCGCGGCTGGCGACCAGATGGACAAGGTCACCCAGCAGAACGCCGCCATGGTGGAGCAAACCACCGCAGCGGCCCAGAGCCTGACCCAGGAAACCGAACATCTCGCCCAGATGGTCCAGCGCTTCCGCACCAATGCCGGAAGCTATGGCCAACAGCAACGCTATGCGATGGCGTCTTGAGGGATGAAATAAGGGGGGCGGCAATGCTGCCCCCTGCCCTCTTTGCGTCGCGCACAATATTGAAGTGATAAAGGGCGTGCACATCTCTCAACTTGTGCTTGTTGCATGCGCATAATCGGTGTAGCCATCCGGCATTTGCGACAGGTTCAGAGAGGCCGAAAATGACCGGAAATGCGCCCTCCCCATTGGCGGAACTCGCCAGACAAATAGCAGCCACGGCGACCCTTGAGGGCGAATTCGTGTTGCGCTCCGGCCAGGTCTCCAACCGTTACTTCGATAAATATCGCTTCGAGGGAAACCCGGTTCTCTTGAGAGCACTGGCAAAGGCCATGGCCTCCCTGCTTCCCCCCGGAACCGAAATCCTTGCTGGTCTGGAACTCGGCGGGATTCCGCTTGTCACCGCGATTTCGTTGGAAACGGGGCTTCCAGCCGCCTTTGTCCGTAAAGAGGCAAAAGCCTATGGCACGTGCCGCGCGATAGAAGGACAGGATGTCCGGGGCCGCCGGATCACCTTCATAGAAGACGTGATCACCACAGGCGGCGCCGTCGCCGACGCGCATCGATTGGCCTTGGCAGAGCAAGCAGACATTCTTGCCGTCGTTTGCGCAATCTGGCGGGGGAACGGCAATCCTCACGTCGCAAACGCGCCTGACCTTCCGGTATTTCCGGTTTTTACTGCGGCAGATCTGGTGAAGTGATCCAGGACCTTGGACCGGTCAAGGCCCGATCCAGGCCAAGACCGACCCTCTCCGCTTTGCGGTCATGGAGGAGCCAATAAATTACACAACCTGATGTGCCAGTTCTGGCTTGTATGAAACTGAACCGAAGCAGCAGCCGGACGATGTTTCACAACAGTCACAGCCGCACGGATGAACGAAGGGATGCAAGCATGGGCCAGCGCAATATTTTGATCGAAGGCGTTTCAGGAACCGGCAAGACCTCCGTCGCTACCGAACTGCAACGGCGCGGCTACCACGTCATCCACGGTGATCGTGAACTGGCCTACCAGGGCGACCCCGCAACCGGCGAACCGCTAGACGCCTCCGCACTGGTGCAGGGTCTTGCGGATGTAGCTTTCGGACACAGGCACCACCTGTGGAATATCGACAAGGTCAAAGCGCTGGTCAGCGATCAAAGCCACCCGATCTCCTTCTTCTGCGGCGGCTCCCGCAATTTCCACCGGTTTATCGAGCTTTTTGACGGGGTCTTCGTTCTCGACGTCGATCAGCACACCCTGAAAAACCGGCTGGCCAGCAGACCCGAAGACGAATTCGGCGGAAAGCCAGAAGAGCGGGATCTGATCATGCGACTGCACGCAACGAAGGAAGATATTCCCGGGAATGCAATGGTTATTGATGCAACGGTGCCGGTTGAGGCGGTTGTCGAGGCGATATTACTGGGGATAGAGGAAGGCTTCAAGTGATATGGGCGTGTGGATCCTCGCTCAAAAGCAGCTGTGCCATTGCCTCGGTAATGGTGAGTTCGTCGTAGGGCTTCGAGAAGAAGCGACTTCCGCCAGGCAGCATGCTCTCCTCGAGAATGGCAGCACCGGAGGCGATGATCAGCTTCACCGGCGGCCATCGATCACGGATGTAGTGGGACAATTTGATACCGTCCATCGTCCCCGGCATCTGAACATCGGTGAACACAAGGTCAATGTCGTCTCGCGATTCGAGGATGCGGATTGCCTCGTCAGCGTCGCCAGCCTCCAACACGTCGTAGCCCGCCGATAGGACAAGATCGATGGCACCCATTCGGATCAACGGGCTGTCTTCCACGACCAGGATAACCGGTCTGCCGTTCTTCATTGTTCACTCGATCTATGAGGCTAGCCACAATGCCGCGGCCTTTAGAGTTTGTTTTCGGAAAAGTGGAAAGCAGTTTTCGAAAAATACGATGCGAAAACAAAATTTTATGCGTCCTACAATACCGTTTTTCTGCACAACACCTTTAGCGTTTTGGGAAGTCGTTTTGTTCCTTATGCCGCTGGAGAAAAGTCGGCCTGACGGTCCGACGCTTCCCGATGACTGATTGTAACCACCGTACCTGGCTCCGCGCTGCTCAAGGTAATTTCACCGTTCATATTTTTCACGAGCGCTTCCACAATACCCGTCCCCAATCCCGCCTTGGGTGCATCGTTGCCCACCGGCATTCCTATACCGTTGTCGGTAATGGTAAGCGCCCAATCCTTGTCCGCCGACCGATAGTCGATGGCGATCATCCCGGCTCGCCCGTCTGGAAAGGCATGTTTGAGGGCATTGATCACCAGTTCGGTTACGACGAGCCCCAGACTTACGGATGCGTCTGCATCCACGGTACTATCGTCAACCGTCACCTGGATCGATAGCCTCTCGGGGTCGGCGATCATCGATGCGCCGAGGCTTCGGCACAGTTGCGTGAAGTAGGCACTGAGTTCAACGCTGCCGCCGGGGGATGCGGAAAGCTGCCGTTGCAGCGCGGCGATAGACATGATGCGTTGACGGGCATCGTGCAGATGTCCGCGTGCCTCCTCCGACTGAACTCGACGGGCGCTCTGCATCAGGACGCTGGCGATGATTTGCAAACTGTTGGCGACCCTACGCTGGACCTCCTGTAACAGGATGGCCTTGTCGCGCACCAGATCGTCTTTCAGGCGTGCTTCGGCGCGCATGTCGGTTACGGCGAGAAGCAGACGAATATAGTCGAGGTCGCCATCGTCGAGCGTTCGTGCATTGACGACCAAACGCCGCGTTTTCTGGTTTGGTCGCGTCAGATCGATCTCTTACAGTCTGTTCAAGAATTGCCGTTGGCCTGGCGAAAATGGTGATTTCGAGAACCGGAACGGAGCGTACTTAACGTACGTGAGTACAAGCATTCCAGGAAAAGTGCGAAGCGGTTTTCCGTTTGGAAATGCGATTGCATCATTCAAGCGCCGAAATTGCCATTTGCAGACGGCCAGCGGTGATTATTGAACGGACTGTTAGGCATCCACGTTTACACTGCCGGCAGCGGTCGCCATCAGCAGCGACTGAAGCCTCGGCATCGCCCATTCGCCGCTGCCAAGGTCGCCGAGGCGTTTACCGGAGGTGGACGTGGGGTCGATCTCGAACGCCCGACAGAACGATGTGCTTGCCGCAATAATTCGAAGGTCGTCAGATAGAAACAACAACGGTTCGTTGGAAGACACCACCACGGCAAGCGTGCTCGCCGCTTCAAGATGGAGTGTCGGTATCTGTGGCATGAAAAGGCCCTCTAGGGCCGAAGACTTGCGGAGCAAGCCATGACTCGGCAGGCAGCGTCGGAAAATCGATGAGGTCAAGTCCAACGCTGTCACTGTAACACGCCAGACGCGGGGTTGTTGCATCAAATCGCCCGACTTGAGCGCAACACTGCCAAAGGGTTAGGGATAACCGCGCCTTTCGGTCATACGATATTGGCTGGTCCGTTGATAGGAGCCGGGCTGCTCCGGCGTGGTGAGGTACCAGGCATCTGCCTGCTGCGGTCATGCATCACTGGTTACAATCACGAAGTAGGCATCATCGTCAGGATAATTCCTCACATAGCTGCTTGCCTTCAACGCGCTGGCTGATACCGCATCACTGTCGATACACGAGTTTGAAGGCTCAAAGGACCAGTTTGCATAAGTGTCACGAAAGCTCTTGTCGGGTCCGCTCAGGACATCTCCGCCCAGAATGACAATGTCGGCGTCACGCAGCTCGCCAATCGCATTGAGAACCTGCTCTTTGGTGAGAGCCCAGTTACGACGTTCCGGTCCCAGCCAGACCCCAACCGCCAGTATTCGATCTGCTTTATCGGACCAGATGATCTGCACCCTGTTCCTCCTGGCGAACCTAACCCAAGTCTACAATGGCTGTAGCCAATTTATCAGTACCCGGACTTGGCAAAGCTGCCGAAGCAGCCGGCCGGCCTGTGGCCCAAAGCAATTCGCCCTACTTCCCTGCTTACTATGCCTCACTTTGACTACCATTTTTCACTTGCGCATGTAGGCAGCATAGATCTCAGCGACACGCTCAATGCTCATTCCGTTCCGCTGCTCAATAGAAAGGGGATGATTGCTTGATTCCAGCACAATACTGGGCTTGACGCCATTATTCCTGAGATGAACTTC
This region of Agrobacterium vitis genomic DNA includes:
- a CDS encoding methyl-accepting chemotaxis protein, encoding MSMQVRTVSGKLMLAAGAAMAALIASYTAFSGWETSKRVNDQVVALASEKAASVANQVAVQITDVVSAGTSVAGSLSGLIENGSRNRTDVIALLKGVPTHYKTMFGAWMTEVPEAPQELKLQGTEGSNKVGIFAAYWTKDDSGNLEFSTWVTKTADQWYAEPLSTGKGLITQPYISTTGKLLTSVSTPVFVKGKIIGLAGVDVQLGDLSASISAMTPFDGGRVMLVADNGNWLVHPDKDTLMKSYGDTGATDVKAALADGRMRIIHGLPDGATRLVFPFTAPGMNKTWAAVLDVPAKTFSEPVVAQVTSTAISGLILLVIALVMIYGVSILIVRRPLGDVVAAVRRMGGGDYQTEVTGKTRSDEFGMLASALDSFRLDLANGRSVQSEQEKLRASVESDRERQTALELAKAEDLRHFVQQVQTGFDALAAGDLTVRMNTHVAPEFEAIRQNFNTSVAALEDAMGSVVSTVGTIRSGLGEISAASNDLARRTEQQAASLEETIAALGDVSRGVNGTAEGAGRAQHAVTAARDNAAKGGDIVARAVEAMTAIQGSSEKIGNIIGVIDEIAFQTNLLALNAGVEAARAGEAGKGFAVVAQEVRELAQRSANAAKEIKALISTSSAQVETGVGLVTASGASLKEIVEQVVEMSTTITDIANAAREQATSLREVTAAGDQMDKVTQQNAAMVEQTTAAAQSLTQETEHLAQMVQRFRTNAGSYGQQQRYAMAS
- the pyrE gene encoding orotate phosphoribosyltransferase is translated as MTGNAPSPLAELARQIAATATLEGEFVLRSGQVSNRYFDKYRFEGNPVLLRALAKAMASLLPPGTEILAGLELGGIPLVTAISLETGLPAAFVRKEAKAYGTCRAIEGQDVRGRRITFIEDVITTGGAVADAHRLALAEQADILAVVCAIWRGNGNPHVANAPDLPVFPVFTAADLVK
- a CDS encoding Imm40 family immunity protein, which gives rise to MQIIWSDKADRILAVGVWLGPERRNWALTKEQVLNAIGELRDADIVILGGDVLSGPDKSFRDTYANWSFEPSNSCIDSDAVSASALKASSYVRNYPDDDAYFVIVTSDA
- a CDS encoding PAS domain-containing protein, encoding MPQIPTLHLEAASTLAVVVSSNEPLLFLSDDLRIIAASTSFCRAFEIDPTSTSGKRLGDLGSGEWAMPRLQSLLMATAAGSVNVDA
- a CDS encoding AAA family ATPase, yielding MGQRNILIEGVSGTGKTSVATELQRRGYHVIHGDRELAYQGDPATGEPLDASALVQGLADVAFGHRHHLWNIDKVKALVSDQSHPISFFCGGSRNFHRFIELFDGVFVLDVDQHTLKNRLASRPEDEFGGKPEERDLIMRLHATKEDIPGNAMVIDATVPVEAVVEAILLGIEEGFK
- a CDS encoding response regulator, which encodes MKNGRPVILVVEDSPLIRMGAIDLVLSAGYDVLEAGDADEAIRILESRDDIDLVFTDVQMPGTMDGIKLSHYIRDRWPPVKLIIASGAAILEESMLPGGSRFFSKPYDELTITEAMAQLLLSEDPHAHIT